The proteins below come from a single Leptospira harrisiae genomic window:
- a CDS encoding MBL fold metallo-hydrolase, whose translation MKITLFGVRGSLPTPISKPEQREKTLKILQMAKEEWQKDPTSFSEEEFLNHLPIPLSQDLGGNTTCVFIEGDGGEKVILDMGTGLRVLGNQMAPQAFSGEDMDIHILVSHTHWDHIQGWPFFKPGYSPSCNIHFYSCIENLEERLVRQQHPENFPVTLQQMASKKHFHLWKEFESYMLGGLKIIPFGLRHPGSCTGYRIREGNKIFLFCTDVEYREEDREHLLKMKPQIAGADLIIIDAQYSTAEAEKKLGWGHTAVSKAVEFAEMMEIRSVVLTHHEPDHTDHEVARIILDEARLIKPGGMQVHIAHEGQKFIL comes from the coding sequence ATGAAAATAACTCTTTTTGGTGTTCGAGGTTCTCTCCCCACACCGATTTCTAAACCGGAACAACGGGAGAAAACTTTAAAGATTCTTCAAATGGCCAAAGAAGAGTGGCAAAAGGATCCAACTTCTTTTTCGGAAGAGGAGTTTTTAAACCATTTGCCCATCCCACTTTCCCAAGATTTGGGAGGGAACACAACTTGTGTATTCATCGAAGGGGATGGGGGTGAAAAAGTAATTTTAGATATGGGGACGGGACTTCGAGTTCTCGGCAACCAAATGGCTCCTCAGGCATTTAGTGGTGAAGATATGGACATCCATATCTTAGTTTCCCATACACATTGGGATCATATCCAAGGTTGGCCTTTTTTTAAACCTGGTTATTCACCTTCTTGTAATATTCACTTTTACTCATGTATTGAGAATTTGGAAGAACGACTAGTTCGCCAACAACACCCAGAAAACTTTCCTGTGACTTTGCAACAAATGGCATCCAAAAAACATTTTCATCTTTGGAAAGAGTTTGAGTCCTATATGTTAGGTGGTCTAAAGATCATTCCATTTGGGCTACGCCATCCTGGATCATGCACTGGATATAGGATTCGTGAAGGAAATAAAATTTTCTTATTTTGTACCGATGTAGAATACCGGGAAGAAGATCGTGAACATTTACTCAAAATGAAACCTCAAATTGCTGGAGCTGACCTCATCATCATTGATGCGCAGTATAGCACGGCGGAGGCAGAAAAAAAATTAGGTTGGGGACACACAGCTGTTAGTAAAGCAGTGGAGTTTGCGGAGATGATGGAAATTCGATCTGTTGTTCTCACTCATCATGAACCGGATCACACAGACCATGAAGTGGCCCGGATCATTTTAGATGAAGCAAGGTTAATCAAACCGGGTGGAATGCAGGTTCATATTGCTCATGAGGGACAAAAGTTCATTCTTTAA
- a CDS encoding LIC_13246 family protein, with the protein MKETEVLWRELVTKKEEFLHILRILNHYYEMRGETKSKQFAFRRSLADSTPESVQIFFSKLGPFEYQVACRILPEEQIETWIHIDGIAEERERLKQIGNTEHPVFSLVCLSDLFALTLPSTLII; encoded by the coding sequence ATGAAAGAAACCGAAGTCCTGTGGCGTGAGCTTGTGACAAAAAAAGAAGAATTTTTACATATCTTAAGAATTCTGAATCATTATTATGAAATGCGAGGAGAAACGAAATCCAAACAATTTGCTTTTCGTCGCTCTCTGGCCGATTCCACACCTGAATCTGTACAAATCTTTTTTTCTAAACTTGGACCTTTTGAATACCAAGTGGCTTGTAGGATTTTGCCGGAAGAACAAATAGAAACCTGGATCCATATCGACGGAATTGCAGAAGAAAGAGAAAGGTTAAAACAAATAGGCAATACAGAACATCCCGTCTTTTCGCTCGTTTGTCTGAGTGATTTGTTTGCCTTAACACTCCCAAGTACCCTTATCATTTAA
- a CDS encoding putative immunity protein gives MAKKSKFSIATKDSRIMDLLSRTDHKTSARWALDCVERVFFYFENSDCKDQHPKEALNVLKEWIKTGKFSMAVVRKAALDSHATARKIEMDHPEKSVARAAGQAVATAHVKTHAIGAANYSVQAVFRANENLDPDHSVQKERDWQYNHLLQLLAESKAS, from the coding sequence ATGGCTAAAAAATCTAAATTTAGCATTGCAACTAAAGACAGTCGAATTATGGATTTACTCTCCAGGACTGACCACAAAACATCAGCTCGGTGGGCGCTAGATTGTGTGGAACGAGTGTTTTTCTATTTTGAGAATTCCGATTGCAAGGATCAGCATCCCAAAGAAGCCCTAAATGTATTAAAAGAATGGATCAAGACAGGGAAGTTTAGCATGGCCGTGGTGCGAAAGGCTGCTTTGGATTCCCATGCTACAGCAAGAAAGATCGAGATGGATCATCCAGAAAAGTCTGTGGCTCGGGCAGCCGGGCAAGCTGTCGCCACCGCCCATGTAAAAACCCATGCCATAGGTGCTGCTAATTATTCAGTGCAAGCCGTCTTTAGAGCAAACGAAAATCTAGATCCTGATCATTCTGTCCAAAAAGAAAGAGATTGGCAATACAATCATTTATTACAATTATTGGCAGAGTCCAAGGCCAGCTAA
- a CDS encoding rhomboid family intramembrane serine protease, producing MAIQSFITIIGRVQGQLTMFVFEKANHNFKKPILTLGFILLTMLTLFFDDPGSYAFTPKKEFGFSLFVSFFFNSSFSEWFTNAVYLYMFADNIEDVVGHFYFFLLFLFFGILANLTYFIFHVNSIIPVIGTSGVISGILGMYFVFFPNVKSTMVFEKATFRDIPIFISLSIWILIQSYFYIVELHNQVRSVYGGQVISFLMGIIIAQIFIRYKFLDRLEHNIRLSTFINKTVLCPSCSKPIPAKKYGRLHCSTCNTNFFFDRHGKKFL from the coding sequence TTGGCAATACAATCATTTATTACAATTATTGGCAGAGTCCAAGGCCAGCTAACAATGTTTGTATTCGAAAAAGCAAATCATAATTTTAAAAAACCAATCCTAACCCTTGGGTTTATTTTGCTTACTATGTTGACTTTATTTTTTGATGATCCGGGGTCTTATGCATTCACACCAAAAAAAGAGTTTGGGTTCAGTTTATTTGTTTCCTTTTTCTTTAACTCTTCCTTTTCTGAATGGTTTACCAACGCAGTTTATCTATATATGTTTGCTGACAATATAGAAGATGTAGTCGGACATTTTTATTTTTTCCTTCTCTTTCTATTTTTTGGAATTCTAGCGAACCTAACTTATTTTATATTTCATGTGAACTCTATCATTCCAGTGATCGGAACTTCTGGGGTCATATCAGGAATCCTTGGGATGTACTTTGTTTTTTTTCCTAATGTAAAAAGTACGATGGTGTTTGAAAAAGCCACCTTCCGTGATATACCAATCTTTATCAGTCTCAGTATTTGGATTCTCATCCAATCCTATTTCTATATTGTTGAATTACACAACCAAGTGCGGAGTGTTTATGGCGGACAAGTAATCTCCTTTTTAATGGGAATTATCATCGCCCAAATCTTTATCCGATATAAATTTTTAGATCGACTGGAACATAACATTCGTCTATCGACTTTTATCAATAAAACTGTCCTTTGTCCTTCTTGCAGTAAACCAATCCCGGCCAAAAAATATGGTAGGTTGCACTGTTCGACTTGTAATACAAATTTCTTTTTCGATCGCCATGGAAAAAAATTTCTATAA
- a CDS encoding glycosyltransferase, translating to MAKNHLSLVIPCYRESERLPKFLESLLKTFKGSKSVDFLVVDDGTPLAEFEILKQKINHLLSNPQIQLLRYETNVGKGGAIQFGLKVAKGNYFGFVDADGATPAEEVFRTWNHINLHPEIDLLAGSRIIMMGRNVKKSFYRHVTNRIFSFYFSFIFRIQMYDPQCGCKIFKKSAYLQVIHKISDLRWLWDTQLLVLLIRNGFKIVEIPLDWQDIPGSKFSFLKDSFLVVFSVWKYRNIH from the coding sequence ATGGCTAAAAATCATCTCAGTCTCGTCATCCCATGTTACCGTGAATCGGAGCGACTCCCAAAATTTTTAGAATCTCTTTTAAAAACATTTAAAGGTTCTAAGTCTGTAGATTTTTTGGTGGTAGATGATGGAACTCCGCTTGCTGAATTCGAAATTTTAAAACAGAAAATCAACCATCTACTTTCCAATCCTCAAATCCAATTATTACGATATGAAACCAATGTAGGAAAAGGTGGAGCCATCCAATTTGGACTAAAGGTTGCAAAAGGAAATTATTTTGGTTTTGTGGATGCCGATGGCGCCACTCCAGCCGAGGAAGTGTTCCGCACGTGGAATCATATAAACCTTCATCCTGAGATTGATTTACTTGCAGGTTCACGAATTATCATGATGGGAAGAAATGTAAAAAAGTCTTTTTATCGACACGTTACAAATCGAATTTTTTCGTTTTACTTTTCTTTTATCTTTCGAATTCAAATGTATGATCCGCAGTGTGGATGCAAAATTTTTAAAAAATCTGCATATTTACAAGTAATTCATAAAATTTCCGACTTACGCTGGTTATGGGACACTCAATTATTAGTTTTATTGATCAGAAACGGGTTTAAAATTGTTGAAATTCCTCTTGATTGGCAGGATATCCCTGGATCAAAGTTTAGTTTTTTAAAGGATTCCTTTCTAGTTGTATTTTCTGTTTGGAAGTATCGAAACATTCATTAA
- a CDS encoding aldo/keto reductase, whose protein sequence is MKVFQIEFPKHKFSISRLVYGIWRLHEDKEGNSPERILKKIETCLSLGIDTFDHADIYGGFENEELFGRALNQNTSIKSKIKIITKCGIQVPGSKFSTKHYNTSKEHIRYSVERSLRKLQVDHLDVVLVHRPDPLMNPYELAKIFESLISEGKVNHFGVSNFTPSQFQMLQTAYKKPLFTNQVEFHPFHTESLFDGTFDQALEHKTHPMIWSPTGGGRIFSPKSEREVVTVAKLKEIAKEHGCSLDQVLYSWYLNHPAGLVPILGTNDPGRIQSAAECFSYPLSRVEWFSILEVARGKEVA, encoded by the coding sequence ATGAAAGTTTTCCAAATTGAATTTCCAAAACACAAATTTTCAATCTCAAGATTAGTGTATGGAATTTGGAGGTTACATGAAGACAAAGAAGGTAACTCGCCAGAAAGAATTTTAAAAAAAATAGAAACCTGTCTCAGTCTTGGGATTGATACCTTTGATCACGCAGACATTTACGGTGGTTTTGAAAATGAAGAATTGTTTGGTAGAGCCTTAAATCAAAACACTTCCATCAAATCAAAAATCAAAATCATTACGAAGTGCGGAATCCAAGTTCCGGGATCTAAATTTTCCACCAAACATTATAATACTTCCAAAGAACATATCCGATACTCCGTCGAACGTTCGTTACGAAAGTTGCAAGTGGATCATTTGGATGTGGTTCTTGTCCACAGACCTGATCCTTTAATGAATCCTTATGAACTAGCGAAAATATTTGAATCACTTATAAGTGAAGGAAAGGTAAACCATTTTGGAGTTTCGAATTTTACTCCTTCCCAATTCCAAATGTTACAAACTGCTTACAAGAAACCTCTTTTTACAAACCAAGTAGAATTTCATCCGTTTCACACAGAATCATTGTTTGATGGGACTTTTGACCAGGCCTTAGAACATAAAACCCATCCGATGATTTGGTCACCAACAGGTGGGGGCCGGATCTTTTCACCAAAGTCGGAAAGGGAAGTGGTCACAGTGGCTAAACTAAAAGAAATTGCAAAAGAACATGGGTGTAGTTTGGATCAAGTCCTTTATTCATGGTATCTCAACCATCCTGCGGGACTTGTTCCCATTTTGGGAACGAATGATCCAGGACGAATCCAATCGGCAGCCGAATGTTTTTCTTATCCTCTCTCACGAGTGGAATGGTTTTCTATTTTAGAAGTGGCCCGTGGTAAGGAAGTCGCGTGA
- a CDS encoding LLM class flavin-dependent oxidoreductase, whose translation MNPIPKAPTIRSEHPAVEVSWFCDLCNGDYEYLGLPDGSLRSSFEHCSDIIRLADELGYQNILLPSSYQTGQDTLTFAAAASQFTKKISLLTAIRCGEVHPPMLARTLSTLDHMLKGRLNINIISSDLPGTQRDSKTRYEISKEVIQILQQGWTRDRIQFEGKHYQFDLPSDPVKSYQQNGGPLLYFGGISPDARALCAEFCDVFLMWPETEERLADTMNDLSLRAASFGRKIDFGLRIHLIVRDTEKEAKDAAKQLLSKIDVERANDIKHRALDSNSAGVLRQDDLRKSADADLFIEPLVWSGIGLARSGCGSAIVGTPEQVYEKIQRYIKMGIRAFVFSGYPLMEESKLFAKSVLPNLQTINFAEAQNRKPKGIPVTPLTTGERK comes from the coding sequence ATGAATCCGATCCCGAAAGCACCCACCATTCGATCCGAACATCCTGCCGTAGAAGTATCTTGGTTTTGTGACCTTTGCAATGGAGATTATGAATATTTAGGATTACCGGATGGTTCCTTACGCTCTAGTTTCGAACATTGTTCGGATATCATTCGTTTGGCGGACGAACTTGGGTACCAAAACATTCTATTACCCTCATCTTACCAAACTGGGCAAGATACTTTGACCTTTGCTGCGGCTGCATCACAATTCACAAAAAAAATTTCCCTCCTAACTGCGATTCGGTGTGGTGAAGTCCATCCGCCCATGCTTGCAAGGACATTGTCCACATTGGATCATATGTTAAAGGGAAGACTCAATATCAATATTATCTCTTCGGACCTTCCAGGAACCCAAAGGGATTCCAAAACGAGATATGAAATTTCGAAAGAAGTCATTCAAATTTTGCAACAAGGTTGGACAAGGGACCGAATCCAGTTTGAAGGAAAACACTATCAGTTTGATCTCCCATCAGATCCTGTAAAGTCCTACCAACAAAACGGTGGGCCTTTATTGTATTTCGGCGGGATATCTCCCGATGCACGTGCACTATGTGCCGAGTTCTGCGATGTATTTTTAATGTGGCCTGAAACAGAAGAAAGATTGGCTGATACAATGAATGATTTGAGTCTTCGTGCAGCTTCTTTCGGAAGGAAAATTGATTTTGGGCTTCGTATCCATTTGATTGTAAGAGATACAGAAAAAGAAGCAAAAGATGCCGCAAAACAATTGTTATCAAAAATTGACGTAGAAAGAGCAAATGATATCAAACACCGAGCATTGGATTCTAATTCCGCGGGAGTGCTTCGTCAAGATGACTTGCGAAAGTCTGCCGATGCCGATTTATTTATCGAACCACTGGTATGGTCAGGGATTGGTCTTGCTCGTTCTGGATGTGGATCGGCCATTGTGGGAACCCCAGAACAAGTGTATGAAAAAATCCAAAGATACATCAAAATGGGAATTCGTGCTTTTGTATTTTCTGGTTATCCATTGATGGAAGAATCCAAACTATTTGCAAAATCAGTGCTTCCGAATTTACAAACGATCAACTTTGCAGAAGCGCAAAATCGGAAACCCAAAGGGATTCCTGTCACACCACTCACAACTGGAGAGAGAAAATGA
- a CDS encoding adenylate/guanylate cyclase domain-containing protein: MIAEFIEWYTNESPGLKSSVELFDKGIGYLQNQGFQIVRVNMGTRTLHPQVESLSYTWVPKGKLQYFDESTTPLLHSRSTIESENGYLREVRFRLGSLQTSQFAVSPVQYVMSTKKPYYFGFAENQEDRRPYPILDDLAPLGATGYFAVPILQKGVSYAFLSLVTDKPNGWSNEEQIFLNQVLKILSLQWMNFIQNELTESLLSIYLGKRTGSTVYSGKIYLGELDKIKSVIWFSDIRNYSGMSEKLSPSEIIQLLNDYFGLAIPLIEAHGGEVLKLLGDGILAVFPYTEINKTFVGKKVLLAVRKLGERLSQHNQLRENEEKLPIHHGVGLHSGEILYGNIGSTERLDFTVIGEAVNLTSRIAGMCGELGKAVLASESLAEQIPVRWEELGEHKLKGISNPKKIFAISERVKKKI, encoded by the coding sequence ATGATCGCTGAATTTATAGAATGGTATACGAATGAATCACCGGGACTGAAATCTTCTGTCGAACTTTTTGATAAAGGGATTGGTTATTTACAAAATCAAGGGTTTCAAATCGTAAGAGTCAATATGGGAACACGTACGCTCCACCCGCAAGTGGAATCTTTGTCCTATACTTGGGTTCCTAAAGGAAAATTACAATATTTTGATGAATCCACAACGCCTTTGTTACATTCAAGATCAACTATAGAATCTGAAAATGGATACCTTCGTGAAGTGCGATTTCGATTGGGATCTTTGCAGACCTCTCAATTTGCGGTAAGTCCTGTACAGTATGTGATGTCTACAAAAAAGCCTTATTACTTTGGTTTTGCGGAAAATCAGGAAGACAGACGTCCTTATCCAATCCTCGACGATTTGGCACCGTTAGGTGCTACTGGTTATTTTGCGGTACCCATATTGCAAAAAGGGGTTAGTTATGCTTTTTTAAGTTTAGTGACTGACAAACCAAATGGTTGGTCTAACGAAGAACAAATTTTTTTAAACCAGGTATTAAAAATACTCTCCTTACAATGGATGAACTTCATCCAAAATGAATTAACGGAATCATTACTAAGTATCTACTTAGGTAAACGAACCGGCTCTACTGTGTACTCTGGAAAAATTTATTTGGGTGAGCTTGACAAAATCAAATCTGTGATTTGGTTTTCTGATATCAGGAATTACTCAGGTATGAGTGAAAAATTATCACCTTCGGAAATTATACAGTTATTAAATGATTATTTTGGACTAGCAATCCCACTCATCGAAGCTCATGGAGGAGAAGTACTAAAATTATTGGGAGATGGAATTTTGGCAGTATTTCCCTATACAGAAATCAATAAAACTTTTGTTGGTAAAAAAGTACTTCTCGCTGTTAGAAAGTTAGGTGAACGTTTATCACAACACAATCAATTGAGAGAAAATGAAGAAAAACTCCCCATACATCATGGAGTTGGTTTGCATTCTGGGGAAATCCTTTATGGAAACATTGGTTCCACAGAACGATTGGATTTTACAGTCATTGGAGAGGCGGTCAACTTAACGAGTCGCATTGCTGGTATGTGTGGGGAACTGGGGAAAGCGGTTTTGGCATCAGAAAGTTTAGCAGAACAAATTCCTGTTCGTTGGGAAGAATTAGGGGAACACAAATTAAAAGGAATTAGTAATCCCAAAAAAATATTTGCGATTTCTGAACGTGTGAAGAAAAAAATATAA
- a CDS encoding SLC5 family protein produces the protein MANQLSVMIAAIDILFFGLTFVLVLGVGMYAGRKESSSSDYFLGGRSLPWWGIAGSLFGTNISANHLVGMLGIGFSVGFAQSHYEFGSIPAIVLLAFVFLPLFRRKKFYTLSQFLQSKFGLAAGRIYSGISLILITIQLTGALYIGARSFLPFIKDTGIQITYTEVVIWIAFTSTIYTWFGGLKSVVYTDVIQTFLILASGLLLAYLSITRPEVGGIFELLAKEESRTDGLSKMNLYLPPNHPTLPWTGALSGLFLLHIFYWNTNQYVVQRTLGGKSLREARLGILVGGLLKLTVPFFSILTGVAAYQIWTTLGETANIAPDEAFSKLVVFVVPFGYGLIGVILAGLLGAIFSSIDSMLHSAATLFTIDFYKPFQQRLGKKLIDEEEMKAGRIFLLVFSVLVTVLAILFVDPNSKKNFFIELSNQSSHFTPALLVVFLLGILNFKISSRMICITILLTPIFSFLSPVLYSHFAPFFIKQTFGEELNFLHRVFFSFHFAIVTLSLAAYLQNKKKNHTTDQKIERLEPLKISDGTFTQPTFLQSKTKYWILFFFLFFVLIATRIQTPEFKLYISISGFLLFLIFSIAITIGKRSMNQNLTTLFRKRDEWLYGILLGFTFLFYLWF, from the coding sequence ATGGCGAATCAATTATCTGTTATGATAGCGGCGATCGACATCCTTTTTTTCGGGCTTACTTTTGTTCTCGTTTTGGGAGTGGGAATGTACGCTGGCCGAAAAGAATCTTCCTCTTCTGATTACTTTCTTGGTGGAAGGAGCCTTCCCTGGTGGGGGATTGCAGGATCCTTATTTGGAACCAATATTTCGGCCAACCATTTGGTTGGAATGCTTGGGATTGGATTTTCTGTTGGGTTTGCCCAAAGCCATTATGAATTTGGATCCATCCCGGCCATAGTTCTTTTGGCCTTTGTATTCCTTCCTCTGTTTCGAAGAAAAAAATTCTATACCCTCTCCCAATTTTTACAGAGCAAATTTGGTCTCGCTGCCGGACGGATTTATTCGGGAATCTCACTCATCTTAATCACCATCCAACTTACAGGGGCACTGTACATTGGTGCCCGTAGTTTTCTCCCTTTTATCAAAGATACGGGAATCCAAATTACTTATACAGAAGTTGTTATTTGGATTGCCTTTACATCAACCATCTATACATGGTTTGGTGGTCTGAAGTCAGTGGTTTACACCGACGTCATTCAAACTTTTCTAATTTTAGCCTCAGGATTACTCCTTGCTTACCTCTCCATCACTAGACCAGAAGTGGGAGGAATTTTTGAATTACTTGCAAAGGAAGAAAGTAGGACGGATGGACTGAGCAAAATGAATTTGTATCTGCCTCCGAACCACCCCACCCTTCCTTGGACTGGGGCTCTAAGTGGACTATTCCTATTACATATTTTTTATTGGAATACCAACCAATACGTCGTGCAGCGCACATTAGGTGGCAAATCATTGAGAGAAGCACGGCTTGGAATCCTAGTGGGTGGACTTCTCAAACTAACAGTTCCTTTTTTCTCTATCCTTACCGGAGTGGCTGCATATCAAATTTGGACAACTCTTGGAGAAACGGCAAACATCGCTCCAGACGAAGCCTTTTCCAAGTTAGTTGTATTTGTAGTTCCGTTTGGATATGGACTAATCGGTGTGATCCTTGCTGGACTCCTTGGTGCGATTTTTTCTAGTATTGACTCTATGTTACATTCTGCAGCCACTCTATTCACGATTGATTTTTATAAACCGTTTCAGCAAAGATTGGGTAAAAAACTGATCGATGAAGAAGAAATGAAGGCAGGCCGCATCTTTCTTCTAGTATTTTCCGTATTAGTTACGGTTCTTGCGATACTCTTTGTAGATCCGAATTCTAAGAAAAATTTCTTTATCGAACTTTCCAACCAAAGTTCTCATTTTACCCCTGCTTTGCTGGTTGTTTTTTTATTAGGAATTTTGAATTTCAAAATTAGTAGTCGAATGATTTGTATCACCATTCTTCTCACACCGATTTTTTCTTTTTTATCGCCAGTTCTTTATTCGCACTTCGCGCCTTTTTTCATAAAACAAACATTTGGTGAAGAACTCAATTTTCTACATAGAGTCTTTTTTAGTTTCCATTTTGCCATTGTAACTTTGAGTTTAGCGGCCTATCTCCAAAACAAAAAAAAGAACCATACTACGGATCAAAAAATAGAACGACTAGAGCCTTTAAAAATATCTGATGGGACTTTTACCCAACCAACTTTTCTGCAATCAAAAACTAAGTATTGGATTCTATTTTTCTTTCTATTTTTTGTCTTGATTGCCACAAGAATCCAAACTCCCGAATTCAAATTATATATATCGATTTCCGGATTTCTACTTTTTTTGATTTTTTCTATCGCTATTACGATTGGAAAAAGATCAATGAATCAAAATTTAACCACCTTGTTTCGAAAACGAGATGAATGGTTGTATGGAATCCTCCTAGGTTTTACATTTTTGTTTTACCTCTGGTTTTAA
- a CDS encoding NADP-dependent isocitrate dehydrogenase produces the protein MGKIKVKTPLVELDGDEMTRIIWKEIKDRFIYPYLDITLEYYDLGVEYRDKTDDQVTVDSANAIKKHGVGVKCATITPNADRVKEYNLKQEWKSPNGTIRAILDGTVFRKPIIIKNIPAAVNSWKKPIAIGRHAYGDIYRDVEILVDGPGKVELVYTDASGKEKQRLLVNDFKAPGVALAMHNLDESIKSFAKACFTYAISEKISIWFATKDTISKKYHARFRDIFDQMAKEQEAAMKAAGITYSYYLIDDAVAQIMKNEGGQLWAMMNYDGDVMSDMVASGFGSLGLMTSVLVSPDGKYEYEAAHGTVTRHYRKYQKGETTSTNSVASIFAWTGALAKRGELDGTPELVNFAVKLEEAIIETIEGGEMTKDLLSLSTAATKKELDTFQFMEAVQKRLDAKLK, from the coding sequence ATGGGAAAAATTAAAGTAAAAACACCGCTTGTTGAGTTAGACGGCGATGAAATGACAAGAATTATCTGGAAAGAAATTAAAGATCGTTTCATCTACCCTTATTTAGACATCACTTTGGAATACTATGACTTAGGTGTTGAATACCGCGACAAAACAGATGACCAAGTCACTGTAGATTCTGCTAACGCGATCAAAAAACACGGTGTAGGTGTTAAATGTGCAACCATCACTCCAAACGCAGACCGTGTGAAAGAATACAACCTAAAACAAGAATGGAAATCACCTAACGGAACCATTCGTGCTATCCTTGATGGAACTGTTTTCCGTAAACCTATCATCATTAAAAACATCCCAGCCGCTGTTAACTCTTGGAAAAAACCAATTGCGATTGGAAGACATGCTTACGGTGATATTTACCGTGACGTAGAAATCCTTGTTGATGGCCCAGGAAAAGTAGAACTCGTTTATACTGATGCTTCTGGAAAAGAAAAACAAAGATTACTTGTAAACGATTTTAAAGCTCCTGGTGTTGCTCTTGCGATGCACAACTTAGATGAATCCATTAAGTCTTTTGCGAAGGCATGTTTCACTTACGCTATATCTGAAAAAATCAGCATCTGGTTTGCAACAAAAGATACGATCTCTAAAAAATACCATGCTCGTTTCCGTGATATCTTTGATCAAATGGCAAAAGAACAAGAAGCTGCGATGAAAGCTGCTGGTATTACTTATAGTTACTACCTCATTGATGATGCGGTTGCGCAAATCATGAAAAACGAAGGTGGACAACTTTGGGCGATGATGAACTACGACGGTGACGTTATGAGTGATATGGTTGCTTCCGGTTTTGGTTCCCTTGGTCTTATGACTTCTGTTCTCGTATCTCCAGACGGAAAATACGAGTATGAAGCAGCTCATGGAACAGTGACTCGCCATTACCGTAAATACCAAAAAGGAGAAACCACTTCTACAAACTCAGTGGCTTCTATTTTTGCTTGGACGGGAGCTCTTGCAAAACGTGGAGAACTAGATGGAACTCCAGAACTTGTAAACTTTGCAGTGAAATTGGAAGAAGCAATCATCGAAACCATCGAAGGTGGTGAGATGACAAAAGACTTACTTTCTCTTTCTACAGCAGCTACCAAAAAAGAATTGGATACTTTCCAATTTATGGAAGCTGTACAAAAACGTTTAGATGCGAAACTAAAATAA